The DNA window GGAGTACCTCCTGCCGGCCGTGGTCGCGGCCGGGGCCGGACTGGCGATCGGGGCGCTGTCCGCACCGTCGCTCATCGAGTCGAGCGCGGGCCTCGTCGGCGGCGCGGGGACGGCTCCGCTGACCTGGCCGACGGTCGCTCTTGTGACCGGGGTGGCGCTCGGCGTGGCCGTGGTGGCGACCGCTGTCCCGGCCGTGCGCGCGGCCCGTTCCAGCACCGTCAGCGCGCTGGCCGACGCGGCACGCCCGCCTCGCCGCACGGGCTGGCTGATCGCCCTCTCGGCGCGGCTGCCCGTGCCGCTGCTGCTGGCGCTGCGGGTCGCCGCCCGCCGGCCGCGACGAGTGGTGCTGGGGGTGGCCGGCATCGCGGTCACGGTCAGCGGCATCTACGTCCTGATGGTGCTCGACGCCTTCCTCGGCGACCAGCCGGGGGCCGGCGCGTACACCGACGCCCAGGTGGCGGTGCTGCGGCACGTGCTCCTCGTCTGGACGGTCGTCCTGCTCTCCCTGGCGGCGGTCAACGCCGTCGTCATCACCTGGGCGACGGTGCTCGACAACCGGCACGCCTCGGCGGTGGCACGCGCCCTCGGCGCGACGCCCCGGGACGTGACCGTCGCCCTGGCGGCGGCGCAGGTGCTGCCCGCGTGCCTCGGCGCCGTCATAGGGGTCTTTCCCGGAGGCTTCCTGCTGTTCGCGGCCGTCAACGCGATCGCCGGGGGCGACGCCGGCAAGGTCACGCTGCCCGCGGCCTGGCAGCTCGTCGCCCTGGTGCCGGCGACCGCGCTCGTGGTGGCGGCGCTCACCTTTGTCCCCGCTCACCTGGGCGGCCGCCGTCCCGTGACCGACGCTCTCTAGCGGGCTCCCCAGATATGGAGGTGCGTACTATTCTCGTCCGCGATGGCCTGGTTCGCCGACGGCGACGAGACGCTGCCCACGTTCGAGGCGGGCGCCGGGCGCGCTCGACCTGCTGATCCGCCTCCACGACAGCGAGCACGGCATCAGCATCGCCTCGCCGGCCAGCTGCGTCAGACCGGCCGACCGCCATGACCACGACGGCTCGGACCGAGCTGTGAGACGACGTACCCCGGGGCACCGCCGGCGAGGAGCCGCCCCGTCACGAGAGGAGTTCCCGGCGTCATGGCCTCCATCCGCCACGAGATCGTGATCGACGCGTCGCCCGAGCACATCTGGGAGGTGCTGCGCGACGTCGGAGCGGTGCACGAGCGCCTGCTGCCGGGCCGTGTCGCCGGCACCCGGTTGGAGGGCGACCAGCGGTTCCTGACCTTTCCCGACGGGCACGTCATCCGCGAGCTGATCGTCGCGATCGATGACGATCGCCGCTGCCTGGCCTATTCCGTCGTCGAAGGCGCGAGACCCGCGCTCGATCACCATCACGCCTCGTTCGAGGTCCGCCCGGAGGGCGACGAGGCGGGCCGGCTGATCTGGACCACCAACGTGCTGCCGCACTCGCGAGCCGCCGAGATCCGCGTGCGCATGGAACACGGCGCCTGGGAGATGAAGCAGGCGATCGAGGCGGCCAGATGATCGGCTGGACCCGTCCTTGAGCGTTTCGCGTCTCAGGAAACACTGGCGAAACATGGTGTGATGTACGACACTCTCTTCTTAGAACTCTGTTTTAGAACAGCGTTCTAGGCTCCCGTGCCCGCCGTACCACCCGGGAGCGCCTAGCGCGGAGGAGAAAGACATGGTGAAGGCCGTCGCCCGCGAACGTCGCCGACTCGGATCCCCGCCGCCCGGCGGCATCACCCCGACCGATCCCAACCCCTTCGGGTGGGGGCCGTTCGTGGTGCTGTTCATCGTGGGGATGGTCGATCGCATCGAAGCCAACCTGATGTCCGGCGTGCTGCCGCTCATCCAGGAGGAATGGGGCTTCAGCGACACCGCGGCCGGGTCCATCCCGACCGCGGCGGCGCTGGCCGCCGCGCTCGTCGCGCTGCCGGCCGGCTACCTCGCCGACCGGCGCAGCCGTACGAAGATCATCGCCTTCGTGGTCCTCATCTGGGCCCTCGCCACCCTGGGCTCCGGGCTCGCCACCGGCTTCGCCTTCTTCTACTTCACGCGGGTGCTGCTCGCCGCCGCCGAGAACATCGACAACCCCGCCGTCGGCAGCCTGCTCGCCGACTACTACCCCGCCGCGACCCGCATGCAGGTGTACGGGTGGACGCGGATGACCACGTACCTGGGCGGCGTCGGCACGCTGCTCGGCGGCGTCATCGGCCAGGCGTACGGCTGGCGGGCCGCGTTCCTGCTGATGGCGATCCCCGGAGCGCTGACCGCCGTCCTCGTGTGGCGGATGCGCGAGCCGCGGCGCGGCGAGATGGACAGGATCATGGCCGCCGCCGGGCCCTCCTCCGCGCCCGTACCACCGCCCGGCGCCCTGGAGCCGCCGCAGGCCGGTCCGCCCGAGGCCGACCCCGCCCCCACCCCCGGCGCGACCGTGAAACGGCCCTTCTGGCCGCAGGTCCGTCAGGTCCTGGCCATCCGCACCCTGGTCCTCGTCTCCCTCGGCGTGATGATCCTGACCCTCGGCCTCGGCGGCGTCTACTTCTGGCTGCCCTCCCTCATGGTCCGCGTGCTGGAGATGGAGATCGGCGTCGCCGGCAGCCTCAGCGGCGGCGTCACCATCGTCGGCGTCCTGGCCGGGACCGTGATCGGCACCCACCTCGGCAAGCGGCTGCACGGCCGGGTCAAGGGCGGCCGGCTGCTCGTCGGCGGCACGGGCATCACCGTCGGCTCGGCCGTCCTCGGCACCGCCCTGCTCATGGACTCGACCGTGGCGCTGGTGGTCCTCGTCCTGCTGGCCGTCACGATCTCCTCCACCGCGATCCCCACGTGCACGGCGTGCATCGCCGACGTCGTGGCCGCCTCCTCGCGGGGCGTCGGCTTCGCCGTCCTGCAGGTGCTGCTGACGATCGGCGCCGCCTTCGGCCCGCTCATCGTCGGCATCACCTCGGACGCGACCGGCTCCCTCCTCATGGCCATGTACGCGCTGATCGTGCCCATGATCCTCGGCGGCCTGGTGGTGCTGGCCTCGCGCGGCTCGTACGAACGGGAGGCCGCCCGCGTCCTGGAGGACGCCAGGAACTCCTGAGCCGCAGTCGTCACGCCCCGGGGCTCACCAGCCCGGTCCGGTAGGCGATGACGACCAGTTGCGCGCGGTCGCGCGCGCCCAGCTTCGCCATCGCCCGGCTGACATGGGTACGGGCGGTGGCCGGGCTGAGAAACAGCTCGGCGCCGATCTCGTGGTTGCTCAGGCCCTGCCCCACCAGGGCTAGCACCTCGCGCTCGCGCTCGGTCAGCACCGCGAGCCGGTCCTCGGCGGTCCGGGCGGCTGTCCGGCGGGCGGTGAACTGGCCGATGAGGCGCCGGGTGATCCGCGGCGCGAGCAGCGCGTCCCCGGCGGCGATCACCCGGATGGCGTGCAGCAGCTCGGCCGGCCCGGCGTCCTTGAGCAGGAAGCCGCTCGCGCCGGCCTGCAGGGCGTCGAAGACGTACTCGTCGGTGTCGTAGGTGGTGAGGATGAGGACCCGGACCTGCTCCAGCCCGCGTGTCCGGGCGATCTCGGCGGTGGCCTGGATCCCGTCCATCCTGGGCATGCGGATGTCCATGAGGACGACGTCGGGGCGGGTGGCGCGGGCCCGTTCGACGGCTTCCGCGCCGTCGGTGGCCTCCCCGACCACCGTGATGCCGTCCTCCAGGTCGAGCAGGACCTTGAACCCTGACCGCACGAGACCCTCGTCGTCGGCGAGCAGCACCTTGATCGGGGGGCCGGCCGCGGCGTTCACCGGCGCGGCCCGATCGGCGCGAGGGGCAGCCTGGCTCTGACCTCGAACCCGCCGCCAGGAACCGGCCCGGCGTCGAGCTCCCCGCCGAGCAGCTGGCAGCGCTCGCGCATGCCGGCGATGCCGCGGCCGGGCTCGCCCGGCAGGCGCGGGTCCGCGGCGTCATGGCCCGGGACGGCACGGCGGCCCTCGTCGGTCACGCGGATCTCCAGTGCCTCGATCCCGGGGCGCAGCGCCACCGTCACCCGGGTCGGTCCGACGTGCCGGACCACGTTGGTGATCGACTCCTGGACGATCCGGTAGGCGGCGCTTCCCACCGCGCTGGGCAGCGGCGCGGCGGCCGAGGTCTCCTCGACCTCGACGTCGAGCCCGGCCTCGCGCGCCTTGGCGGTCAGCTCGTCGATCTGCCCCAGCCCGGGGTACGGCCCCCGCCCGTCGTCGTCACCGCCGTCGTCGTCACGGAGCACCCCGAGGATGGCCCGCATCTCCCGCAGCGCCCGGGAACTCGTCTGCTCGATGGCCCGCAGCGCCTCGCGCGCCACGTCCGGCCGTTTGTCGAGCACGTGCGAGGTGACGCCTGACTGGACGTTGATGATCGCTATGGCGTGCGCGACGGTGTCGTGGACCTCGCGCGCGATCCTGAGCCGTTCGGCGTTCACCCGCGCCCGCGCCTCCTCCTCGCGGGTGCGTTCCGCCAGCTCGGCGCGTTCCTGGGCCTCGGCCGCGATGACCTGCCGGGACCTGACGGACTCGCCGAGGGCCGCGCTCATGACCGCCGCGCCGATCCGGAAGTACACCCAGCCGACGGCCGCGCGCGGCTCCAGATCGGCGGCGGCGACCAGCCAGACGACGGTGAGCACCGAGACGCCCACGCCCGCGATCACCAGCGAG is part of the Nonomuraea coxensis DSM 45129 genome and encodes:
- a CDS encoding SRPBCC family protein, coding for MASIRHEIVIDASPEHIWEVLRDVGAVHERLLPGRVAGTRLEGDQRFLTFPDGHVIRELIVAIDDDRRCLAYSVVEGARPALDHHHASFEVRPEGDEAGRLIWTTNVLPHSRAAEIRVRMEHGAWEMKQAIEAAR
- a CDS encoding sensor histidine kinase → MKHPVMSWRPPMPAQEVLLALFITVTQVQGTMVRNAGEVVQRPLTDLGNLGYVLLIVSGLVVAVRRRWPVPVFLATALASLVYYALDFPDGPGWLGLFVALYTLAAYGDGRRSLVIAGVGVSVLTVVWLVAAADLEPRAAVGWVYFRIGAAVMSAALGESVRSRQVIAAEAQERAELAERTREEEARARVNAERLRIAREVHDTVAHAIAIINVQSGVTSHVLDKRPDVAREALRAIEQTSSRALREMRAILGVLRDDDGGDDDGRGPYPGLGQIDELTAKAREAGLDVEVEETSAAAPLPSAVGSAAYRIVQESITNVVRHVGPTRVTVALRPGIEALEIRVTDEGRRAVPGHDAADPRLPGEPGRGIAGMRERCQLLGGELDAGPVPGGGFEVRARLPLAPIGPRR
- a CDS encoding response regulator transcription factor, with amino-acid sequence MNAAAGPPIKVLLADDEGLVRSGFKVLLDLEDGITVVGEATDGAEAVERARATRPDVVLMDIRMPRMDGIQATAEIARTRGLEQVRVLILTTYDTDEYVFDALQAGASGFLLKDAGPAELLHAIRVIAAGDALLAPRITRRLIGQFTARRTAARTAEDRLAVLTEREREVLALVGQGLSNHEIGAELFLSPATARTHVSRAMAKLGARDRAQLVVIAYRTGLVSPGA
- a CDS encoding MFS transporter — protein: MVKAVARERRRLGSPPPGGITPTDPNPFGWGPFVVLFIVGMVDRIEANLMSGVLPLIQEEWGFSDTAAGSIPTAAALAAALVALPAGYLADRRSRTKIIAFVVLIWALATLGSGLATGFAFFYFTRVLLAAAENIDNPAVGSLLADYYPAATRMQVYGWTRMTTYLGGVGTLLGGVIGQAYGWRAAFLLMAIPGALTAVLVWRMREPRRGEMDRIMAAAGPSSAPVPPPGALEPPQAGPPEADPAPTPGATVKRPFWPQVRQVLAIRTLVLVSLGVMILTLGLGGVYFWLPSLMVRVLEMEIGVAGSLSGGVTIVGVLAGTVIGTHLGKRLHGRVKGGRLLVGGTGITVGSAVLGTALLMDSTVALVVLVLLAVTISSTAIPTCTACIADVVAASSRGVGFAVLQVLLTIGAAFGPLIVGITSDATGSLLMAMYALIVPMILGGLVVLASRGSYEREAARVLEDARNS